Sequence from the Terriglobales bacterium genome:
TCCATCGTGCTCATCCGCGGGGGCCGCGTTAAGGACCTGCCCGGCGTGCGCTACCACGTGATCCGCGGGACGCTGGACACAGTGGGCGTCTCGGACCGCCGCCAGGGCCGCTCCAAGTACGGGGCTAAGAGGCCGAAAGCCTGAGCGGAGGATGAGCGGCGAGGCGCATCAGGCCGCCGAGCCGCGCCGCGGGAAAGCCTGATGAATCTCAGTGGCGCAAGCCGCTGAGCGGTTTTGAGGAATCTCAAGATGCCACGTAAGGGAATGGTCCCCAAGACGGAAGTTGCGCCTGACCCGGTGTACCAGTCGCCGCTGGTGCACAAGTTCATCAACTCGATGATGTGGGACGGCAAGAAGAGCACCGCCCAGGCCATCTTCTATGAGGCCATGGAGAAACTGGGGGAGAAGGGCGGAGACGAACCCCTGAAGCTCTTCAAGAAGGCGGTCGAGAACGTGAAGCCGCTGCTGGAGGTCAAGACGCGGCGCGTGGGTGGCGCCAACTACCAGGTGCCGGTGGAGGTCAATCCGCACCGGCGCACGTCGCTGGCCATCCGCTGGCTCATCACCTACTCGCGCGGCCGGGGCGAGAAGGGCATGGTGGACAAGCTGGCCAACGAGTTGCTCGACGCCGCCAACAACCGCGGCGCCGCCATCAAGAAGAAAGAGGACGTGCACCGCATGGCCGAAGCCAACAAGGCCTTCGCCCATTACCGGTGGTAACACCCAAGGGTTGAGATGTCGAGACGTAGCTTGCTGCGTCTCAGAACGGAAGCGAAGTTAACGTGCCACGCCAGATCCAACTCGAGCGCTGCCGCAACATCGGCATCATGGCGCACATCGACGCCGGCAAGACCACCACGACCGAGCGCGTGTTGTTCTATACCGGCCGCACCCATCGTCTGGGCGAAGTGCACGAAGGCACCGCCACCATGGACTGGATGGAGCAGGAGCAGGAGCGCGGCATCACCATCACGTCCGCCGCCACCACCTGCTTCTGGCGCGACATCCGCATCAACATCATCGATACGCCCGGCCACGTCGATTTCACCGCCGAAGTCGAGCGCTCCCTGCGCGTGCTCGATGGCGCCGTGGCCGTCTTCGACGCCGTGCACGGCGTCGAGCCGCAGTCGGAAACCGTTTGGCGCCAGGCCGACAAGTACGGCGTTCCGCGCATCTGCTTCATCAACAAGATGGATAAGATGGGCGCCGACTTCGAGCACGCCGTCGACACCATCCGCAAGCGCCTGAACGCCCGCCCTGTCGCCATCCAGCTCCCTGTCGGCCAGGAAGACAAGTTTCGCGGCGCCATTGACCTGTTCGAGATGAAAGCCATCCTGTGGCGCGATGAAACCCTGGGCGCCGAGTACGTCGTCGAAGAGATCCCCGAAGAGCTGCGCAAGAAAGCCAACGCCTTCCACAACCAGATGGTCGAGACCATCGTCGAGAACGACGACGACCTGCTGCACAAGTACATGGAAGGCGACGCCATCACGCCCGACGAGCTGCGCCGCTCGCTGCGCAAGAGCACCATCGCGCTGAAGCTCTTCCCGGTGCTGTGCGGCTCGGCCTTCAAGAACAAGGGCGTGCAGCCCCTGCTGGACGCGGTCGTGGACTTCCTGCCGTCCCCGGCGGACATCCCGCCGGTCGAGGGCACGGACCCGAACACCGGGCAGCCGGCGCATCGCAAGGCCGCCGACGACGAGCCCTTCAGCGCCCTGGCCTTCAAGATCATGACCGACCCGTTCGTCGGCCAGCTCACCTTCATCCGCATCTATTCCGGCCAGCTCAGAACCGGCGACAGCGTCTTCAATCCCGGCAAGAGCCGCCGCGAGCGCATCGGCCGCCTGCTGAAGATGCACGCCAACAAACGCGAGGAGATCAGCGAGATCTACGCCGGCGACATCTGCGCCTGCGTCGGCATGAAGAACGTCACCACCGGCGACACGCTCTGCGACGAAGAAAAGCCCATCGTGCTGGAGTCCATCGAGTTCCCGGCGCCGGTCATCGCCGTGGCCGTCGAGCCCAAGACCAAGGGCGACCAGGAAAAGATGGGCGTGGCGCTCTCCAAGCTCGCCCAGGAAGACCCCACCTTCAAGGTCCACACCGATCCCGACAGCGGCCAGACCATCATCAGCGGCATGGGCGAATTGCATCTCGAGATCATCGTGGACCGCATGATGCGCGAGTTCAACGTGCAGGCCAACGTGGGCAAGCCGCAGGTGGCGTATCGCGAGACCATCCGCAAGGCGGCCGAAGGCGAAGGCAAATTCATCC
This genomic interval carries:
- the rpsG gene encoding 30S ribosomal protein S7 is translated as MPRKGMVPKTEVAPDPVYQSPLVHKFINSMMWDGKKSTAQAIFYEAMEKLGEKGGDEPLKLFKKAVENVKPLLEVKTRRVGGANYQVPVEVNPHRRTSLAIRWLITYSRGRGEKGMVDKLANELLDAANNRGAAIKKKEDVHRMAEANKAFAHYRW
- the fusA gene encoding elongation factor G is translated as MPRQIQLERCRNIGIMAHIDAGKTTTTERVLFYTGRTHRLGEVHEGTATMDWMEQEQERGITITSAATTCFWRDIRINIIDTPGHVDFTAEVERSLRVLDGAVAVFDAVHGVEPQSETVWRQADKYGVPRICFINKMDKMGADFEHAVDTIRKRLNARPVAIQLPVGQEDKFRGAIDLFEMKAILWRDETLGAEYVVEEIPEELRKKANAFHNQMVETIVENDDDLLHKYMEGDAITPDELRRSLRKSTIALKLFPVLCGSAFKNKGVQPLLDAVVDFLPSPADIPPVEGTDPNTGQPAHRKAADDEPFSALAFKIMTDPFVGQLTFIRIYSGQLRTGDSVFNPGKSRRERIGRLLKMHANKREEISEIYAGDICACVGMKNVTTGDTLCDEEKPIVLESIEFPAPVIAVAVEPKTKGDQEKMGVALSKLAQEDPTFKVHTDPDSGQTIISGMGELHLEIIVDRMMREFNVQANVGKPQVAYRETIRKAAEGEGKFIRQTGGRGQYGHVKIRLEPQEAGKGYEFVNEIVGGVVPKEFIKPVDQGIREAMEGGVLAGYEMVDVKAILYDGSYHEVDSSEMAFKIAGSMAFKEAARKATPVLLEPVMSVEVVVPEEYMGDIIGDLNSRRGRVEGMEHRAGSQVIKAHVPLSEMFGYATDMRSRTQGRATYSMHFARYEEAPRAVAEEIIARVQGKAVSR